AGGTGAGTGCTACCGAAAGGCGGATGTGATGCGGGGTAGTCAACATGGCTAAAACAATCCTCCGCGTCCGCCTGGATAGCGTGGCGTTCTATCTGAACGAGGTCTCAGTAGGTGTTGCAAACAGCGGCAAGCGATACGCCCTGAGTCGCACGAGCCAGCACAGCGGCAACAAAGACGGATGGGTGCGCGTGAACTCAACTGAATGCAAAGCGCTGTCAGAGATCGTCGCTGAGGCCGATCTGTTCAAGGCTTGCTCGGATCTGTTCGCCAGCAAGAAGCTTCGCCCACACGTCCAGCACGGCGGGATTCGCGGCATGGCGGGCAAATGGGAAGGTGAGGCGTTCCCGGCTCGCGCCACGAAACGCGCATAACGAAATCGTGGCGCGGAATAGCTGCCCTGGAAAGTCAGGACATCTGATGCGTCAGATTTTACAGAAAGCGAAAGCTGACACGCCGTGCAATGCAAAACCGTCCTCAGGACAAATTGAAGGGGTCTTCATGGAAATTCAAAAAGAAACACTGAGCGACGAAGAGCTGGCAGCCATCACTGGCTATCAGTTGCCCTCTCGCCAAATACAGTGGCTCGTACAGCACTCATGGCAGCATGTCCTGACTGGCGCGCGCCGCCCGGTCGTTGGTCGCGTGTATGCCCGCCTCAAGCTGGCAGGCGTCAGGCCGTCGGCATCAAACGCGGTGTCCGAACCCTGGACGCTCGACCTAGCAAGCGTGAGCTGAACACATGCGCCCAAGGAATCCCGCCAACCGGGACTTACCACCAAGGATGATCAGGCGCGTCCGGACACTTAAGTCCGGCGAGAAGTGGATCGGCTACTACTACGCCGGTCGTGACGCTGAAGGTAAGCGCGTGGAAACTCCGCTGGGCACTGATATCGACGATGCCCGCACCCTATGGGCGAAGCTCGAGCGCAAGACCGTCCCGGTATCCACCCGCACCGTGGGCGACTTACTGCGCCGCTATGACCGCGACGTGGTTCCAGGCAAAGCACCAAAGACCCAGAAAGAAAACCGCAAGTGCATGCTGCATCTGCACAAAGCGTTCGAGAAGGCGCCCATGGATTCGATCACGCCGCAGATTATTGCGCAGTATCGGGACGCGCGCACGGCGCCGGTCAGGGCGAACAGGGAGATAGCGCTGCTTTCGCACGCTTTCAATATGGCTCGGGAGTGGGGGATATACAGCAAGGACAACCCAACGCGTGGCGTCAGGAGGAATAAGGAGGCGCCGCGCGACATCTACGTCACGGACGAGGTATGGAAGGCGCTCTATGATGAGGCTGCGGACGATTTGAAGGTTGCCATGGATCTGGCTTACCTGACCGGCCAGCGGCCGGCAGACGTACGGAAGATGCGCTGGTCAGAGGTTGACGCCGACTATCTGATGGTCGACCAAGGGAAAACGTCGATGAAGCTGCGTATCCGCCTGCACCAGGGCGGCGTCCTTACCGGACTGGGCATCCTGCTCTCAACGCTCGACCGATCACGCCCGCATCTCATCACCACCAGCAAGGGCAAGCAGATGTCGGAGTCGATGCTCCGGACGCGATTCGAGCCAGCTCGAAAACGTGCTGCAGAGAAAGCCGCGAAAAATGGTGACCCAGACCTGGCGGCCTCGATCATGAAATTCCAGTTCCGGGACATTCGCCCGAAGGCCGCATCGGAAATCCTGAGCCTCGAAGACGCTTCAGATCTACTCGGACACACCACCCAAGGCATGACACAGCGCGTATATCGTCGGGTCGGGAAGGTGGTAAATCCGTCAAAATAAATGGCGAGTTGCGGAAACGACCGGAATAGTTGCGGAAATGGAAGGCGTAAATACCATATAAAACAGCCGCTTAATGGACTATTACGGCGGCCATTTCGGCCGCCGCGTTATCTATATTCGCCAAGAAGTGACAGCCTGTTGAATTACGAAATGGCGGCCATTATAAGGCCGCTGAAAAAAGACGCCATGCGCCCTGCCTCGGAAATGCAAACGGCCGCAAAAGCGGCCGTTGCAGTCAATCGCAGAACACTCAGACCAGACGACTCAGCATGTCCCTGGCTTCGGATTTCTGACCATCATCACCTTCAGTGACGACCTCATCGAGAATGTCCCGAGCGCCATCGCTGTCACCCATTTCGATGTAGGCGCGAGCCAGATCGAGTTTGGTAGCCGCTTCATCGGTACCGGACAGGAAGTCGAATTCCGGTTCGTCATCGTCGAGTGCAGCGGCATCTTCGGCGGTAAAGCTCGGCGCTTCGAACGGCTTGGCCATGGGCGGCTGCTCAAGATTCTGCGACAGGCGCTCCAGCTCGGCATTCACATCCTCGATCTCGGAGGCGAACGCTTGAGTGGCCTGATCAGTCTCGATTTCGTCGGCCAGCGACAGATCGAAATCATCCGGCAGGTCCAGGTCCAGGTCCAGGTCGTCGGCAGGCTGCGGCGGTGCTGACTCACCCAGATTCAACGGCGGCTCGTCGAGGCTGAGCAGGAAATCATCCTCGGCACTCAGCGCAGGCTCGTCTTCGGTGCTATTGAGATCAAAGTCAGCCAGATCAAAATCAGCCGGGGCGTCCGGCACGCTCGCCGCCTTGGCTTCATTTTGCTGCTTCAATACCGACTCGAAACTCAGCTCGTCATCGTCGTCATTGATTGCTGGCAGAACAGGTGCATCCAGCTCCAGATCGTACAGATCGGTTGGATTGGTCACTTGCGCAGGGGAGGCCTCTTCAAGGTCGTCCAGACTCAAATCGAAATCGTGATCGAACGCATCCAACTCGTCAGCTTGAGCGACCGGTTCCGGCGTTTCCGGCACAGGTGTTTCAGCAACAACGGCCGGTTCAGGTTCAGGTTCAGGTTCAGGTTCAGGTTCAGGTTCGGGCTCGGGCTCGGGCTCAGGAGTTTCCGGCTCGTCGAGCAACAATTCCTCGACGTACTTCGCGTCCATTTCTGCAGCAACCGCAGCTGCGGTCGCGGTTGCCGCCGCCGCAACAACGGCAGCGGTGATCATGGCCGGGTAACGACTCTTGAGCTGCTCGACCTCAGCGTGGTGCTTTCCCCCAGCCACCAATTTCCGCTCATGGATCGCAAACGCCTTGCTGTTACCTTGCTCGGCGTAGATTTCCATGAGTTTAAGACGGATATCGTCCCGGGCCGGATCTTCCTTCAGCGACTCTTCAAGCAGCTCGACAGCTTGATTCATGCGCCCGTAAGCAATATGAATCTCAGCCTGAACCAGCGGATCGGCTGGACGCTCGCGAGCAGGATCGACACTCGCGCTGCCCATCGGCGCCATTTTCACGTTAGGAGCGGCAACCACCAGCCCGTCGAAACTGGCCTGCGGTACGTCCATATCCATGTCGGAAACAAATTCAGATTCTTCAGCCAGCGCACGCGCCATGCGACGGTGCTTCTCGGCCTCGGCATTGGCATTGCGGCGGCGAGCCAGGAACAGCATCAACAGCAGCAGAAGCAGCACCACCGCGCCACCGATCAAGCCGAGGACGATCGGATTGCCGAGCAGTTGCTTGAACGCCTTGTCCGAATCGGCTTCCTGCGCCACAACCGGTTCGACGGCCAAAGGCTGGTCTGCAGCCGGTGCGCTGACTTGCGCTGCGCCCGCTGGCAGTGCGTCTTCGGGGGCAATTTCGCCCGGCGGCTTGGCGGCAGCGCCAGGCGCGGCAACCAATGCTGCCGGCAAGGCCGGGTCCGCAGGCACCGGCGGAACCGTTGCACCTGCAGCCTGCATCTTGGCCAGTTGATCGCTCTTGAGCTGAATCAGGCGCTGCATCTTGTCCAGCTGACTCTGCAAGTCGTTCATGCGACTTTTCAGTTCGGCGTTGTCACGACGCGCGGTATCCAGATTTTCCTCGGCCACCGCCAGCTTGTTGCTCAAATCCTTGTCGCCTGCCGCACCTTTGGCAGAAGGATTGGAGCTTGCGGCGACCAGACTCAGGCTGTCACTTGGAGCAACTCTGGACGGCGCGGCACCGGCGCGATCACGGCGGGTCGCATCGACCTGACGCGTGCCGGACGGCAAGCGACGACCCTGACGCCAGGCCTGATTCTGTTCGGCAACCTTGGCCACGGCTTGAGGCTGCGGCACGGTGGTGATTTGTTGCGGATTAGGCAGGCGCAATACCTGGCCTTTTTTCAGACGGTTGATATTGCCGCCGATGAACGCATCAGGGTTCAGCGCCTGAATGGCCAGCATGGTTTGCTGGACGGTGCCGCCATTACGCACTTTCTCGGCAATTTCCCAGAGCGTGTCGTTATTGGTGGTGGTGTATTGCG
This genomic window from Pseudomonas sp. G.S.17 contains:
- a CDS encoding DUF4224 domain-containing protein; translated protein: MEIQKETLSDEELAAITGYQLPSRQIQWLVQHSWQHVLTGARRPVVGRVYARLKLAGVRPSASNAVSEPWTLDLASVS
- a CDS encoding tyrosine-type recombinase/integrase; amino-acid sequence: MRPRNPANRDLPPRMIRRVRTLKSGEKWIGYYYAGRDAEGKRVETPLGTDIDDARTLWAKLERKTVPVSTRTVGDLLRRYDRDVVPGKAPKTQKENRKCMLHLHKAFEKAPMDSITPQIIAQYRDARTAPVRANREIALLSHAFNMAREWGIYSKDNPTRGVRRNKEAPRDIYVTDEVWKALYDEAADDLKVAMDLAYLTGQRPADVRKMRWSEVDADYLMVDQGKTSMKLRIRLHQGGVLTGLGILLSTLDRSRPHLITTSKGKQMSESMLRTRFEPARKRAAEKAAKNGDPDLAASIMKFQFRDIRPKAASEILSLEDASDLLGHTTQGMTQRVYRRVGKVVNPSK
- a CDS encoding FimV/HubP family polar landmark protein, with the translated sequence MVQVRKLVLAIAAASALSSGMAHALGLGELSVKSTLNQPLVAEIELTQAQGLSAAQVVPSLATTADFAQAGVARQAFLNDLTFTPVLNASGKSVLRITSSKPVREPFVKFLVQVLWPNGRLLREYSLLLDPPKFSPEAAAAAAAAPQLPTTAPQPAQTPATPEVAPAAPAPVPEAAPAAEAKPAQYTTTNNDTLWEIAEKVRNGGTVQQTMLAIQALNPDAFIGGNINRLKKGQVLRLPNPQQITTVPQPQAVAKVAEQNQAWRQGRRLPSGTRQVDATRRDRAGAAPSRVAPSDSLSLVAASSNPSAKGAAGDKDLSNKLAVAEENLDTARRDNAELKSRMNDLQSQLDKMQRLIQLKSDQLAKMQAAGATVPPVPADPALPAALVAAPGAAAKPPGEIAPEDALPAGAAQVSAPAADQPLAVEPVVAQEADSDKAFKQLLGNPIVLGLIGGAVVLLLLLLMLFLARRRNANAEAEKHRRMARALAEESEFVSDMDMDVPQASFDGLVVAAPNVKMAPMGSASVDPARERPADPLVQAEIHIAYGRMNQAVELLEESLKEDPARDDIRLKLMEIYAEQGNSKAFAIHERKLVAGGKHHAEVEQLKSRYPAMITAAVVAAAATATAAAVAAEMDAKYVEELLLDEPETPEPEPEPEPEPEPEPEPEPEPAVVAETPVPETPEPVAQADELDAFDHDFDLSLDDLEEASPAQVTNPTDLYDLELDAPVLPAINDDDDELSFESVLKQQNEAKAASVPDAPADFDLADFDLNSTEDEPALSAEDDFLLSLDEPPLNLGESAPPQPADDLDLDLDLPDDFDLSLADEIETDQATQAFASEIEDVNAELERLSQNLEQPPMAKPFEAPSFTAEDAAALDDDEPEFDFLSGTDEAATKLDLARAYIEMGDSDGARDILDEVVTEGDDGQKSEARDMLSRLV